One stretch of Nanoarchaeota archaeon DNA includes these proteins:
- a CDS encoding DNA lyase, producing MVLEVAYVMDIKSLKAEYDLKKSAIKLRLLNFEKIRTHEQIFYEMCYCIMTANGSAKAGRIAQKQLEETKFLQTGIIGECVQGVRYCENKKKFLMHNRANLIANEINLSKYLSGNAFELREKIANNSRYFKGLGWKESSHFLRNVGFCGLAILDRHILKNLKTLGAIDNIPKSISKRTYLEIEEKLKVFCETIGISMDEFDILIWAHESGTTMDEAK from the coding sequence ATGGTTCTTGAGGTGGCTTACGTAATGGATATTAAATCGCTAAAAGCAGAGTATGACCTTAAAAAATCCGCAATAAAACTGCGCCTTTTGAACTTCGAAAAAATTCGCACGCATGAGCAGATTTTCTACGAAATGTGCTATTGCATCATGACCGCAAACGGCTCGGCAAAAGCCGGAAGAATCGCGCAAAAGCAGCTTGAAGAGACCAAATTTCTGCAAACAGGAATTATCGGCGAATGTGTTCAAGGCGTGCGGTATTGCGAGAACAAAAAGAAGTTTCTCATGCATAATCGCGCGAACCTAATTGCGAATGAAATCAACCTCAGCAAATACCTTTCAGGCAATGCTTTCGAACTTCGCGAAAAAATCGCAAACAACAGCCGTTATTTCAAGGGGCTTGGCTGGAAAGAATCGTCGCATTTCCTGCGCAATGTCGGTTTTTGCGGCCTCGCCATACTTGACCGGCACATTCTGAAAAACTTAAAAACGCTTGGCGCCATAGATAATATACCAAAGTCTATTTCAAAGAGAACATATCTTGAAATAGAAGAGAAGTTAAAAGTATTCTGTGAAACTATTGGAATATCGATGGATGAATTCGACATTCTGATATGGGCGCATGAAAGCGGTACTACTATGGATGAGGCGAAATGA
- a CDS encoding alpha/beta fold hydrolase has product MENVISFKNSKKQNLAGILHTPEITKNAPAVILCHGFSGDKIGKYRLRVRLARALCKNGFAVFRFDFSGHGDSEGEMDDVSIIQELDDLECAINYLKKQTFADINKIGIVGHSLGGEIAILEAAKNKDLKAIVLFAPVADYTKLSAEFILSLKEAEKSGFAERASHKIKKPYFDEMKQFRPIEEISKINAPLLVIHGTADDRVNISSSKELTEKANEPKKLVIINGADHHFAGYNNTMQLINETVKWFLRWLT; this is encoded by the coding sequence ATGGAAAACGTAATTTCTTTCAAAAATTCAAAAAAACAGAATCTTGCCGGAATTTTGCATACTCCCGAAATTACTAAAAATGCACCCGCAGTTATTCTATGCCACGGATTTTCCGGCGACAAAATCGGAAAATACCGCTTGCGCGTACGCCTTGCAAGGGCACTTTGCAAAAATGGCTTTGCAGTGTTTCGGTTCGACTTTTCTGGGCATGGAGACAGCGAAGGGGAAATGGATGATGTTTCAATAATTCAAGAGCTTGATGATCTCGAATGCGCGATAAATTATCTGAAAAAACAGACCTTTGCAGACATAAACAAAATCGGTATCGTGGGACATTCCCTCGGCGGCGAAATCGCGATTCTTGAGGCTGCAAAAAACAAAGATCTCAAAGCAATTGTCCTTTTTGCGCCTGTTGCCGACTACACGAAGCTTTCCGCGGAGTTCATACTATCGCTTAAGGAAGCGGAAAAATCCGGATTTGCCGAGCGCGCAAGCCATAAAATAAAAAAGCCATATTTTGACGAAATGAAGCAGTTCAGGCCGATTGAAGAGATTAGCAAAATTAATGCGCCGCTTCTTGTTATTCACGGCACTGCAGATGACCGGGTAAATATCAGCAGCTCAAAGGAGCTCACAGAGAAAGCCAATGAGCCGAAGAAACTTGTTATAATCAACGGCGCAGACCACCATTTTGCCGGATATAATAACACGATGCAGTTGATAAACGAAACTGTAAAATGGTTCTTGAGGTGGCTTACGTAA